In Porites lutea chromosome 1, jaPorLute2.1, whole genome shotgun sequence, a single genomic region encodes these proteins:
- the LOC140943544 gene encoding L-lactate dehydrogenase-like isoform X2 produces MMDLQHGLRFVEETSIRASTDYAFSANSNLCIVTAGERQKEGQSRRDLLLRNFEIFKDIIPKLVKHSPNTVLLVVSNPVEVLTYVAWKISGLPADRVIGSGTNLDTARLHFFIGEKLNIPPNSVHGWIIGEHGDSSVPVWSGVNIDGVMLKDLNPQIGTGADRENWNEIHKKVIMSAYEVIKLKGYTSWAVGLSVANISKALLGNMATVQAVSTIAKGFYGIKEEVFLSLPCVLGPHGVKSVVSQQLDENEVNQIQGCARIMQELQQSLVF; encoded by the exons ATGATGGACTTACAGCACGGTTTGCGGTTTGTCGAGGAAACCAGCATCCGCGCTAGTACTG ATTACGCTTTCAGTGCCAACTCAAACCTGTGCATAGTGACAGCGGGTGAACGTCAGAAAGAGGGACAGAGTAGAAGAGATCTGTTGCTGAGAAACTTTGAGATTTTCAAAG ATATCATTCCAAAGTTGGTAAAGCACAGTCCCAATACCGTACTGCTGGTTGTTTCCAACCCAG TTGAGGTCTTGACGTACGTGGCGTGGAAAATCAGCGGTCTTCCAGCAGATCGTGTGATAGGAAGTGGAACCAATCTGGACACAGCTCGGCTTCATTTTTTCATCGGCGAAAAGCTAAACATCCCACCAAACAGTGTGCATGGCTGGATCATTGGAGAACATGGCGACTCTAGTG TGCCTGTTTGGAGTGGCGTTAATATTGACGGCGTGATGCTCAAGGATCTCAACCCACAGATAGGCACAGGAGCGGACCGTGAAAACTGGAACGAGATTCACAAGAAAGTTATTATGAG CGCATATGAAGTGATTAAACTCAAGGGCTACACTTCCTGGGCAGTTGGTCTCAGTGTCGCTAACATTAGCAAGGCGTTACTAGGAAATATGGCGACCGTCCAGGCCGTCTCCACCATCGCAAAG ggattTTACGGGATCAAGGAAGAGGTTTTCTTGAGTTTGCCCTGCGTTCTTGGCCCCCATGGGGTCAAGTCCGTCGTGAGCCAGCAGCTAGATGAAAACGAGGTTAACCAAATTCAGGGATGCGCGCGTATCATGCAAGAGCTGCAGCAATCTCTGGTGTTTTGA
- the LOC140943544 gene encoding L-lactate dehydrogenase-like isoform X1, translated as MKRTTQEKLREHLFIDKKKSISKITIAGVGQVGTACAYSIMQQDICQELVLIGRRQDSLKGEMMDLQHGLRFVEETSIRASTDYAFSANSNLCIVTAGERQKEGQSRRDLLLRNFEIFKDIIPKLVKHSPNTVLLVVSNPVEVLTYVAWKISGLPADRVIGSGTNLDTARLHFFIGEKLNIPPNSVHGWIIGEHGDSSVPVWSGVNIDGVMLKDLNPQIGTGADRENWNEIHKKVIMSAYEVIKLKGYTSWAVGLSVANISKALLGNMATVQAVSTIAKGFYGIKEEVFLSLPCVLGPHGVKSVVSQQLDENEVNQIQGCARIMQELQQSLVF; from the exons ATGAAAAGAACCACACAAGAAAAGTTGAGGGAGCATCTCTTtattgacaaaaagaaaagcatCAGCAAAATCACCATAGCTGGCGTAGGACAAGTAGGCACTGCGTGCGCTTACAGTATTATGCAGCAG GATATATGCCAAGAACTGGTTTTAATTGGTAGACGCCAGGACAGTCTTAAAGGAGAGATGATGGACTTACAGCACGGTTTGCGGTTTGTCGAGGAAACCAGCATCCGCGCTAGTACTG ATTACGCTTTCAGTGCCAACTCAAACCTGTGCATAGTGACAGCGGGTGAACGTCAGAAAGAGGGACAGAGTAGAAGAGATCTGTTGCTGAGAAACTTTGAGATTTTCAAAG ATATCATTCCAAAGTTGGTAAAGCACAGTCCCAATACCGTACTGCTGGTTGTTTCCAACCCAG TTGAGGTCTTGACGTACGTGGCGTGGAAAATCAGCGGTCTTCCAGCAGATCGTGTGATAGGAAGTGGAACCAATCTGGACACAGCTCGGCTTCATTTTTTCATCGGCGAAAAGCTAAACATCCCACCAAACAGTGTGCATGGCTGGATCATTGGAGAACATGGCGACTCTAGTG TGCCTGTTTGGAGTGGCGTTAATATTGACGGCGTGATGCTCAAGGATCTCAACCCACAGATAGGCACAGGAGCGGACCGTGAAAACTGGAACGAGATTCACAAGAAAGTTATTATGAG CGCATATGAAGTGATTAAACTCAAGGGCTACACTTCCTGGGCAGTTGGTCTCAGTGTCGCTAACATTAGCAAGGCGTTACTAGGAAATATGGCGACCGTCCAGGCCGTCTCCACCATCGCAAAG ggattTTACGGGATCAAGGAAGAGGTTTTCTTGAGTTTGCCCTGCGTTCTTGGCCCCCATGGGGTCAAGTCCGTCGTGAGCCAGCAGCTAGATGAAAACGAGGTTAACCAAATTCAGGGATGCGCGCGTATCATGCAAGAGCTGCAGCAATCTCTGGTGTTTTGA